From the Candidatus Zixiibacteriota bacterium genome, one window contains:
- a CDS encoding T9SS type A sorting domain-containing protein, with protein sequence MKLCYCALVSFLLVLTGTALGADTLFNAQVAYSVGTFPTDVTTGDFNGNGDSTDIAVCNMWDNNVTVLMAQGDSSYASGVNYNTTSVPWGVVAVDIDTSGYFDIVTANKGSDNISLLLNEGDGTFANAVYFNAGTEPYSICAGDFDGDTLVDVAVANHGSDNLSVFLNNGDSTFAAAVNYACGDGPYYIIAADLKGRDTLDLVVVNELDDNITIWFGDGDGTFSGDTTYAVGDRPLCVHAGDLNGDGHLDLVTANNNDDSIKVLFNDSVAIFDSTLAYAVGDGPFAVYIADYDKSDTADIAVANYSDNNITILQSFGGLFDSTSTYSTSTKPYALEGSDLDADADIDLLVVNYGSKSVGWLKNTTTLAVSADDDAGEVLPDSYSLEQNYPNPFNPSTTIEYSLPEQADVEISIYNLIGQRVSTIVDEEKPSGSYSVTWDGSDENGKPVATGIYFYRLKAGSIQETRKMMLLK encoded by the coding sequence ATGAAACTGTGTTACTGTGCATTAGTAAGTTTTCTGCTGGTTTTGACCGGCACCGCCCTGGGAGCCGACACGCTCTTCAACGCCCAAGTCGCCTATTCAGTTGGCACTTTTCCGACTGATGTCACCACCGGTGATTTCAACGGCAACGGTGATTCAACTGACATTGCAGTCTGCAATATGTGGGACAACAATGTCACCGTCCTCATGGCGCAGGGCGATTCCAGCTACGCTTCAGGTGTCAATTACAACACCACCTCGGTACCCTGGGGTGTGGTGGCTGTCGATATCGACACCAGCGGTTACTTCGATATCGTCACGGCCAACAAAGGTTCCGACAATATCTCGCTTTTGCTCAACGAGGGCGACGGTACCTTTGCTAACGCGGTCTATTTCAATGCCGGTACCGAACCGTACTCGATCTGTGCTGGTGACTTCGACGGTGATACGCTGGTCGATGTGGCAGTGGCAAACCATGGTTCGGACAATCTTTCGGTCTTTCTGAATAATGGCGACAGCACTTTCGCGGCGGCTGTCAACTACGCCTGCGGTGATGGTCCCTACTATATAATAGCCGCTGATCTCAAAGGACGCGACACTCTCGATCTGGTCGTGGTCAACGAGCTGGATGACAATATCACGATCTGGTTCGGTGACGGCGACGGTACTTTTTCCGGCGACACCACCTATGCGGTCGGTGATCGTCCGCTGTGTGTCCATGCCGGCGACCTGAACGGCGACGGTCATCTCGACCTGGTAACCGCCAACAACAACGATGACAGCATCAAGGTACTCTTTAACGACAGTGTTGCTATTTTCGATTCCACTTTGGCCTATGCCGTGGGTGATGGTCCCTTCGCGGTCTATATCGCTGATTACGATAAATCCGATACTGCCGATATCGCCGTGGCTAATTACAGTGACAATAATATTACGATCCTGCAGAGCTTCGGAGGACTGTTTGATTCCACTTCGACCTATTCCACCAGCACCAAGCCATATGCGCTCGAAGGTTCTGATCTTGATGCCGATGCCGATATCGATCTGCTGGTAGTCAATTACGGCAGTAAAAGCGTGGGCTGGCTGAAAAATACAACGACCCTGGCCGTGTCTGCCGATGACGACGCTGGTGAGGTATTGCCGGATAGTTACAGCCTCGAGCAGAATTATCCCAACCCGTTCAACCCGTCGACCACGATCGAATACTCGCTTCCGGAGCAGGCTGATGTCGAAATCAGCATCTACAACCTGATCGGACAGCGGGTCTCGACTATTGTCGATGAAGAGAAACCATCGGGCTCTTATTCGGTTACCTGGGATGGTAGTGATGAAAATGGTAAGCCGGTGGCGACCGGGATTTATTTCTATCGTCTCAAGGCCGGATCGATTCAGGAAACCCGCAAGATGATGCTTCTGAAATAA
- the cysC gene encoding adenylyl-sulfate kinase encodes MALVIEFDSSRLEQANKTKAEKTVNPPKTETSSLPGTTLSKKKNIFYNTSKVSLEERERRNKHQSFILWLTGLSGSGKTTLARELERILFERGYQVMVLDGDNVRHGLCCDLGFSKADRAENIRRIREIAKLIMQAGVIPITAFISPYRQDRDQLREIVPDGKLIEIFLECPLHECEKRDVKGLYKKARAGLIKNFTGIDDPFEEPLNPEIRINTHKLTVAESLDQILDYLQERGYL; translated from the coding sequence ATGGCGCTTGTAATCGAATTTGATTCGTCCCGCCTCGAACAGGCGAACAAGACGAAAGCCGAAAAAACAGTTAATCCGCCCAAAACTGAAACCTCATCCTTGCCCGGTACTACACTCTCGAAGAAGAAAAACATCTTTTACAATACCAGCAAGGTGTCGCTTGAAGAACGTGAACGGCGAAACAAGCACCAGAGCTTTATACTCTGGCTGACGGGCCTTTCCGGTTCGGGCAAAACCACGCTGGCGCGCGAACTGGAGCGGATTCTGTTCGAACGGGGTTACCAGGTAATGGTTTTGGATGGTGATAATGTTCGTCACGGGTTGTGTTGCGACCTTGGTTTTTCCAAGGCTGACCGGGCAGAAAATATCCGCCGTATACGTGAGATCGCCAAGCTGATCATGCAGGCTGGAGTGATCCCGATCACCGCTTTTATTTCACCCTACCGGCAGGATCGTGACCAGTTGCGCGAGATCGTTCCCGATGGTAAGCTGATCGAAATATTTCTTGAATGCCCGCTCCATGAGTGCGAAAAGCGCGATGTCAAGGGGCTGTACAAGAAGGCGAGAGCCGGGCTGATCAAGAATTTTACCGGTATCGACGATCCCTTCGAAGAACCGCTCAACCCGGAAATCCGCATAAATACTCATAAGCTGACAGTCGCTGAGAGCCTGGATCAAATTCTCGACTACCTTCAGGAAAGGGGCTATCTATGA